A stretch of Crossiella cryophila DNA encodes these proteins:
- a CDS encoding caspase family protein yields MPTTAEPALSRAVLIGTSEYADDQDLSNLPAVRHNLSDLLAALTDPVTGILDWAQCTVIDTPDSPQSMLVRLEKAANQARDLLLVYYAGHGLRHDRREQLYLTVRESRSDQLLGSTVPFDSIREIIENSKARTRLLLLDCCYSGLALGAMSGGSIDTRDVLVQGTTVITSSPRNKISHSPIGERNTAFTSEVIRLLRNGSPLPEEPLTVQELYRSVYAAMAQRGYPSPKMSSGDTSADLLLRRQPPVVLPQPPLAEPPPPPLPSPEPPQPPEPVVTPPVAEVRTDLPEPTTSKDTGGPDTPSTAAPEAEPAGTSSPASLRTYLPEAGRLLVTFLLWLGVLIFFPFGIDSLATSSAVSTVSPAGSVGTSVFAFVVVGLCAGGLYRRHRHQQRTDRPRPALADVNPVLAQRLNRATVVLLFVVIVLMAIAVMGIMQTLGQDGKRSPSVGAIILWAEVFGGCGYLLYRRIARRSRGVAARSV; encoded by the coding sequence GTGCCGACTACCGCCGAGCCCGCGCTATCCCGAGCGGTCCTGATCGGAACCAGCGAGTACGCCGACGATCAGGACCTGTCGAACCTGCCCGCGGTCCGGCACAACCTCAGTGATCTGCTGGCCGCCCTGACTGATCCGGTGACCGGCATTCTGGACTGGGCGCAGTGCACGGTGATCGACACACCGGACTCGCCCCAGAGCATGCTGGTGCGGCTGGAGAAGGCGGCAAACCAGGCGCGGGACCTGCTGCTGGTCTACTACGCCGGACACGGTCTGCGCCACGACCGGCGCGAGCAGCTCTACCTCACCGTGCGGGAAAGCCGCAGCGACCAGTTGCTGGGCAGCACCGTACCGTTCGATTCGATCCGGGAGATCATCGAGAACAGCAAGGCGCGCACCAGGTTGCTGCTCCTGGACTGCTGCTATTCGGGGCTGGCGCTCGGTGCGATGTCCGGCGGGTCGATCGACACCCGGGATGTCCTGGTACAGGGTACGACCGTCATCACCTCGTCCCCGCGGAACAAGATCTCGCACTCACCCATCGGCGAACGCAACACCGCGTTCACCAGCGAGGTGATCAGGTTGCTGCGCAACGGCTCTCCGCTACCTGAGGAGCCGCTGACGGTGCAGGAGTTGTACCGGTCGGTGTACGCGGCCATGGCCCAGCGCGGCTACCCTTCACCCAAGATGAGCAGCGGCGACACCAGTGCCGATCTACTGCTCCGCAGGCAGCCTCCGGTGGTCCTGCCCCAGCCTCCCCTGGCTGAGCCACCGCCACCGCCTTTGCCATCGCCAGAACCGCCGCAGCCGCCGGAGCCAGTGGTCACACCGCCCGTTGCCGAGGTACGGACGGACCTTCCCGAACCGACGACTTCGAAGGACACCGGTGGGCCGGACACACCATCCACGGCCGCGCCTGAGGCGGAGCCTGCGGGAACGTCGTCGCCCGCGTCGCTCCGGACCTACCTGCCGGAGGCTGGTCGGCTGTTGGTGACCTTCCTGCTGTGGTTGGGGGTGCTGATCTTCTTCCCCTTCGGCATCGACAGCCTCGCCACCAGCAGCGCGGTGTCGACCGTCAGCCCGGCAGGCAGTGTCGGCACAAGCGTGTTCGCCTTTGTCGTCGTCGGACTTTGCGCGGGTGGTCTGTATCGCCGACACAGGCACCAGCAGCGGACAGACCGTCCCCGCCCTGCACTTGCCGATGTCAATCCAGTGCTGGCCCAACGGCTGAATCGGGCAACAGTAGTCCTTCTCTTCGTGGTGATCGTGCTGATGGCCATCGCCGTTATGGGGATCATGCAGACCCTGGGCCAAGACGGAAAACGCTCCCCTTCCGTCGGTGCGATCATCCTGTGGGCCGAGGTGTTCGGGGGCTGCGGCTACCTGCTCTACCGCCGCATCGCTCGGCGCTCGCGAGGCGTTGCGGCTCGATCTGTGTGA
- a CDS encoding effector-associated constant component EACC1: MTEAVHISLDGADEDELRRLASWLRDEEELRGQVSLSHQPIRPGEMGGAIDTIVVLVTSGTAAAMVTAVFDWLARRKEADRVTLRLRAKDGRELEIGCRSTQDLDAVVGQVTKALGGGE, encoded by the coding sequence GTGACCGAGGCCGTGCACATCAGTCTGGACGGTGCCGACGAGGACGAACTGCGGCGGCTGGCGTCCTGGCTGCGCGACGAGGAGGAACTACGCGGCCAGGTCAGCCTGTCCCATCAGCCGATACGTCCTGGCGAGATGGGCGGCGCGATCGACACCATCGTCGTGCTGGTCACCAGCGGCACAGCGGCCGCGATGGTGACCGCGGTATTCGATTGGCTGGCCCGCCGCAAGGAGGCCGACCGGGTCACCCTTCGCCTGCGCGCCAAGGACGGCCGGGAGCTGGAGATCGGATGCCGGTCCACCCAGGATCTGGACGCGGTGGTGGGTCAGGTGACCAAGGCCCTCGGCGGCGGAGAGTAA
- a CDS encoding glycoside hydrolase family 88/105 protein, producing MTTTRARGLVLGLLLALTTTLGAPAAVAAPAAPDDWSKAVVDSTMKRFTPATLGGWSYTRGLYLYGQYLVYKRTGEKKYFDYIKAWVDRFVNSNGEISNSFTNLDSMRAATLLIILHTETGQAKYKKAADKLRNRFPSYPRTSDGGMFHAASKVGQLWADGVYMAQPFIAGYAKQYNETYGYDESVRNLAAYFKNLKRDNGLLWHAYDEDGSESWAKNPGRHSAEHWARAIGWFGMTAIDILEVLPATHPRRAEVIAMVQHLARGYQRYQDATTGRWFQVVDKPTANGNWTETSASAMYTFMISRGVERGYLDASFSAVSRKGYQGVLGKASLGTDGLTNIKDISEGTNVGNLAYYLARPRNTNDFHGLGAFLIMNEQLRKTGA from the coding sequence ATCACCACAACCCGCGCCCGCGGGCTGGTCCTCGGTCTGCTGCTGGCCCTGACCACCACACTGGGCGCTCCCGCCGCGGTCGCCGCACCGGCGGCGCCGGATGACTGGTCGAAGGCGGTCGTGGACTCGACCATGAAGCGCTTCACCCCGGCCACCCTTGGCGGCTGGAGCTACACGCGCGGGCTGTACCTGTACGGGCAGTACCTGGTCTACAAGCGCACCGGGGAGAAGAAGTACTTCGACTACATCAAGGCGTGGGTGGACCGCTTCGTCAACAGCAACGGCGAGATCAGCAACAGCTTCACCAACCTGGACTCGATGCGCGCGGCCACGCTGCTGATCATCCTGCACACCGAGACCGGGCAGGCGAAGTACAAGAAGGCAGCGGACAAGCTGCGCAACCGGTTCCCCAGCTACCCCCGCACCAGCGACGGCGGCATGTTCCACGCGGCCAGCAAGGTCGGCCAGTTGTGGGCGGACGGGGTGTACATGGCGCAGCCGTTCATCGCAGGCTACGCCAAGCAGTACAACGAGACCTACGGTTATGACGAGTCGGTGCGTAACCTGGCCGCCTACTTCAAGAACCTCAAGCGCGACAACGGATTGCTCTGGCACGCCTACGACGAGGACGGCTCCGAGTCCTGGGCGAAGAACCCCGGCCGCCACTCGGCCGAACACTGGGCCAGGGCCATCGGCTGGTTCGGCATGACGGCAATCGACATCCTGGAGGTCCTGCCGGCCACCCACCCCCGCCGCGCCGAGGTGATCGCCATGGTGCAACACCTGGCCCGCGGCTACCAGCGCTACCAGGACGCCACGACCGGCCGCTGGTTCCAGGTCGTGGACAAGCCCACCGCGAACGGCAACTGGACGGAGACCTCCGCCTCGGCGATGTACACGTTCATGATCTCCCGCGGGGTGGAGCGGGGGTACCTGGACGCGAGCTTCAGCGCGGTGAGCCGCAAGGGGTATCAGGGCGTGCTGGGCAAGGCCAGCCTGGGCACGGACGGCCTGACCAACATCAAGGACATCAGCGAGGGCACGAACGTCGGCAACCTGGCGTACTACCTCGCCCGCCCCAGAAACACGAACGACTTCCACGGCCTGGGCGCATTCCTGATCATGAACGAACAACTGAGGAAGACCGGCGCCTGA
- a CDS encoding glycosyl hydrolase family 95 catalytic domain-containing protein has protein sequence MDEGTAGISRRGFLGVAVAGSLAGSLAGPLAAESLAADVADGAGSGLRDRMRSEHAWAEFLGAQDLHWARMPRTWYEGPFLGNGFLATSVYREPGANALRFTVDHSQVQDHRPNFGNEWGVARLPVGRLLLTPVGTITGVDLRLDLWQAELRGTVTTDRGTLEIRAIVHSVRSLLRLTVRPSLGEKDFTLAFHPAEAISPRTIREEPPKNFTRNPPPELRTAGDLKIVVQPMVAGGQTATAYREAKGRNETTLLLSVAHTHPDATAEQFARTTVRRAALTGESELLREHRNWWHDCYRRSFLSIPDGLLQSFYWIQLYKLASASRASGPVMATTGPWLEPTPWPSVWWNLNAQLQYWPVHGSGHPELDPIPRTLSTHRQTLVDGLRPEYRHDSAGLRRSTDAQFDDAGFVGVPGQFSPDPEVGDLPWLLHNVWLTYRHSMDERLLREVLYPLLRKAMNYYLHFLAPGADGKLHLPPTYSPEYGSAPDCNYDLALIRWSCATLLESVRLLRIHDPLAARWREVLDKLVDYPVDGNGFMIGAGAPFAKSHRHYSHLLMVYPLYLVNAEQPEHRDLIDRSLKHWISFEGALRGYSFTGAASISSQFGRGEDALKYLRELVARFLQPNTMYYEAGPVIETPLSGMQSLHDMLCQSWGGIIRIFPAVPGEWAEVTLHDFRTEGAFLVSAVRRNGKTDFVRIRSLAGEPCRVRTGIPGRLAVRDNHGRPHRYKQGADNTIEIELRRGEEVIVHAAGARPDLTIAPVKTTKPAPPWGLPPLPPGGDMVTVDLEPFYTNDGITNEFYLGDGDFDGTGRTYPSGALPQNGSLTDDGVPFRFTNGHEGTRNNIIAAGQTVELPEGNYRRLHVLGASDNGNTDSTVTLHYTDGTATPVKFALTDWLASAAFGESEALRTNQIHTRTGPAPLRAAVFHQVLAADSTRRLRAITLSANAKPRSHVFAVTLEKVTNPA, from the coding sequence ATGGACGAGGGGACCGCGGGCATCTCCCGCAGGGGCTTCCTGGGGGTGGCGGTGGCGGGTTCGCTCGCCGGATCGCTGGCCGGGCCGCTGGCCGCGGAGAGCCTGGCCGCCGACGTCGCGGACGGGGCCGGATCCGGTCTGCGCGACCGGATGCGCTCCGAGCACGCCTGGGCGGAGTTCCTCGGCGCGCAGGACCTGCACTGGGCCCGGATGCCGCGCACCTGGTACGAGGGTCCCTTCCTGGGCAACGGTTTCCTGGCCACCAGCGTCTACCGCGAACCCGGCGCGAACGCGCTGCGCTTCACCGTCGACCACAGCCAGGTCCAGGACCACCGCCCGAATTTCGGCAACGAATGGGGTGTGGCCCGGCTGCCGGTTGGCCGGCTGCTGCTCACCCCGGTCGGCACGATCACCGGCGTGGACCTGCGTCTTGACCTCTGGCAGGCTGAACTGCGCGGCACCGTCACCACCGACCGCGGCACCCTGGAGATCCGCGCGATCGTCCACAGTGTCCGGTCACTGCTGCGGCTGACCGTGCGACCGAGCCTGGGGGAGAAGGACTTCACCCTCGCCTTCCATCCGGCCGAGGCGATCAGCCCGCGCACCATCCGCGAGGAACCGCCGAAGAACTTCACCCGCAACCCGCCACCCGAACTCCGCACCGCGGGCGACCTCAAGATCGTCGTCCAGCCCATGGTCGCGGGCGGCCAGACCGCCACCGCCTACCGGGAAGCCAAGGGCCGCAACGAGACCACCCTGCTGCTCTCGGTCGCGCATACCCACCCGGACGCCACCGCCGAGCAGTTCGCCCGCACCACCGTGCGTCGCGCCGCACTCACCGGCGAGAGCGAACTGCTGCGCGAGCACCGGAACTGGTGGCACGACTGCTATCGCCGCAGCTTCCTGTCCATTCCGGACGGTCTGTTGCAGAGCTTCTACTGGATCCAGCTCTACAAACTCGCCAGCGCCTCCCGCGCCAGCGGCCCGGTGATGGCCACCACCGGCCCCTGGCTGGAACCCACGCCCTGGCCCTCGGTGTGGTGGAACCTCAACGCCCAGCTGCAGTACTGGCCGGTGCACGGCTCCGGCCACCCCGAACTGGACCCGATCCCGCGCACCCTGTCCACCCACCGGCAGACCCTGGTCGACGGCCTGCGCCCGGAGTACCGGCACGACTCGGCCGGACTGCGTCGCAGCACCGACGCCCAGTTCGACGACGCCGGATTCGTCGGCGTGCCAGGACAGTTCTCGCCCGACCCCGAGGTCGGCGACCTGCCCTGGCTGCTGCACAACGTCTGGCTCACCTACCGGCACAGCATGGACGAACGCCTGCTGCGCGAGGTGCTCTACCCGTTGCTGCGCAAGGCGATGAACTACTACCTGCACTTCCTCGCCCCCGGTGCGGACGGCAAACTCCACCTGCCACCGACGTATTCCCCCGAATACGGCAGCGCGCCGGACTGCAACTACGACCTCGCGCTGATCCGCTGGAGCTGCGCCACCCTGCTCGAATCCGTGCGCCTGCTGCGCATCCACGACCCCCTCGCGGCGCGCTGGCGGGAGGTGCTGGACAAGCTGGTCGACTACCCGGTCGACGGCAACGGCTTCATGATCGGTGCGGGCGCCCCGTTCGCCAAATCGCACCGGCACTACTCGCACCTGCTCATGGTCTACCCGCTCTACCTGGTCAACGCCGAACAACCCGAGCACCGCGACCTCATCGATCGCTCGCTCAAGCACTGGATCAGCTTCGAGGGCGCGCTGCGCGGCTACAGCTTCACCGGCGCCGCCTCCATCTCCAGTCAGTTCGGCCGCGGCGAGGACGCGCTGAAGTACCTGCGCGAACTGGTCGCCCGCTTCCTGCAGCCCAACACCATGTACTACGAGGCCGGACCGGTCATCGAAACCCCGCTCTCGGGCATGCAGTCCCTGCACGACATGCTCTGCCAGAGCTGGGGCGGCATCATCCGGATCTTCCCAGCGGTGCCGGGCGAATGGGCCGAGGTCACCCTGCACGACTTCCGCACCGAGGGCGCCTTCCTGGTCAGCGCGGTGCGCCGCAACGGGAAAACCGACTTCGTGCGCATCCGCAGCCTGGCTGGCGAACCCTGCCGGGTGCGCACCGGCATCCCCGGCCGCCTCGCCGTGCGGGACAACCACGGCCGCCCGCACCGGTACAAGCAGGGCGCGGACAACACCATCGAGATCGAACTGCGCCGCGGCGAAGAGGTCATCGTGCACGCCGCGGGCGCCCGCCCCGACCTCACCATCGCCCCGGTCAAGACCACCAAACCGGCCCCGCCCTGGGGGCTGCCGCCGCTGCCGCCCGGCGGTGACATGGTGACCGTGGACCTGGAACCCTTCTACACCAACGACGGCATCACCAACGAGTTCTACCTCGGCGACGGCGACTTCGACGGCACCGGCCGCACCTACCCCTCCGGCGCGCTGCCACAGAACGGATCCCTCACCGACGACGGCGTGCCGTTCCGCTTCACCAACGGCCACGAAGGCACCAGGAACAACATCATCGCGGCCGGTCAGACCGTGGAGCTGCCCGAGGGCAACTACCGCAGGCTGCACGTACTGGGCGCCAGCGACAACGGCAACACCGACAGCACCGTCACCCTGCACTACACCGACGGCACCGCCACCCCGGTGAAGTTCGCGCTCACCGACTGGCTCGCCTCCGCGGCCTTCGGCGAGAGCGAAGCCTTGCGCACCAACCAGATCCACACCCGCACCGGGCCCGCACCGCTCCGGGCCGCGGTGTTCCACCAGGTTCTCGCCGCCGACAGCACGCGGCGACTGCGCGCGATCACCCTGTCCGCCAACGCGAAACCACGCTCGCACGTGTTCGCCGTGACATTGGAGAAGGTCACCAACCCTGCCTGA
- a CDS encoding NPCBM/NEW2 domain-containing protein, whose translation MNRLARKLIATIGAAGTVLGLLVALPQQAAALPDGQALTPPMGFNNWNATGCAVDEKLIRDTADLFISKGLKDSGYEYVNIDDCWAAPERDPVTKRLTHHPERFPSGIKALADYVHARGLKLGIYTSAGTVTCAKTMPGGLDHEEIDAQTFADWEVDYLKYDNCNNQGRPAIERYTKMRDAIRKTGRKIVYSLCEWGENKPWEWGKEVGHLWRTTGDITDTWAKMVDILKKNAPLDKYAGPGHWNDPDMLEVGNGGMTDTEYRSHFSLWSIMAAPLLIGADLRKVTPATFDILNNREVIAIDQDKLGKQGRVLSNKDGRWTFVKPLANGDIAVALFNETEVAAKIGATAAELGLPQRAGYKVRDLWQHKNFQTAGEVSAVVPPHATAMYRISAGHDWSWQQPAVSTGLELDSPVPGIPANLTPAGRSFQVGVFATNLARTPVFEPKLTLAVPPKWHARLVRTDRRWLLRTGETVRAVYEVTVPATAPDGFAKLHNGLEYAWAGASKVKLGGEQELIVPPMVPGTVSSLGDIRSAVESGGYGPIERDMSNGSYRGNDGKPLTINGQRFAKGLGGHAPSTLTYYLNGRCDSLRTTVGIDDERDERQLGSATFEIWADGRKVADSGLRTWRDDAVQLSADLKGARYLKLVITDGGDGVQFDRGDFADPVLTCHL comes from the coding sequence GTGAACAGGTTGGCGCGCAAGCTGATCGCGACGATCGGCGCGGCGGGCACCGTGCTCGGACTCCTGGTGGCGCTGCCGCAGCAGGCGGCGGCGCTACCGGACGGGCAGGCGCTCACCCCGCCGATGGGCTTCAACAACTGGAACGCCACCGGATGCGCGGTGGACGAGAAGCTGATCAGGGACACCGCCGACCTGTTCATCAGCAAGGGGCTCAAGGACTCCGGCTACGAATACGTCAACATCGACGACTGCTGGGCCGCGCCGGAACGGGACCCGGTGACCAAACGACTCACCCACCACCCGGAGCGTTTTCCCAGTGGTATCAAGGCATTGGCCGACTACGTGCACGCCCGCGGCCTGAAACTGGGCATCTACACCAGCGCCGGCACGGTCACCTGCGCCAAGACCATGCCCGGCGGCCTGGACCACGAGGAGATCGACGCCCAGACCTTCGCCGACTGGGAGGTCGACTACCTCAAGTACGACAACTGCAACAACCAGGGCCGCCCGGCCATCGAGCGCTACACCAAGATGCGCGACGCGATCAGGAAGACCGGGCGCAAGATCGTCTACTCGCTGTGCGAGTGGGGCGAGAACAAGCCGTGGGAATGGGGCAAGGAGGTCGGGCACCTGTGGCGCACCACCGGTGACATCACCGACACCTGGGCCAAGATGGTCGACATCCTCAAGAAGAACGCCCCGCTGGACAAGTACGCCGGACCGGGGCACTGGAACGACCCGGACATGCTGGAGGTCGGCAACGGCGGCATGACCGACACCGAGTACCGCTCGCACTTCAGCCTCTGGTCGATCATGGCCGCCCCGCTGCTGATCGGCGCCGACCTGCGCAAGGTCACCCCGGCCACCTTCGACATCCTGAACAACCGCGAGGTCATCGCGATCGACCAGGACAAGCTCGGCAAGCAGGGCCGGGTACTGTCCAACAAGGACGGTCGCTGGACCTTCGTCAAGCCACTGGCCAACGGCGATATCGCGGTGGCGCTGTTCAACGAGACCGAGGTGGCCGCCAAGATCGGGGCCACCGCGGCCGAACTGGGCCTGCCCCAGCGCGCCGGCTACAAGGTGCGGGACCTGTGGCAGCACAAGAACTTCCAGACCGCGGGCGAGGTCTCCGCGGTGGTCCCGCCGCACGCCACCGCGATGTACCGGATCTCCGCCGGGCACGACTGGTCCTGGCAGCAGCCCGCGGTCAGCACCGGCCTGGAACTGGACTCGCCCGTCCCCGGCATCCCGGCCAACCTCACCCCGGCAGGCCGCAGCTTCCAGGTCGGCGTCTTCGCCACCAACCTGGCCCGCACCCCGGTCTTCGAGCCCAAGCTGACCCTGGCCGTGCCGCCGAAGTGGCACGCCCGGCTGGTGCGCACCGACCGCCGCTGGCTGCTGCGCACCGGCGAGACCGTGCGCGCGGTCTACGAGGTCACCGTGCCGGCCACCGCACCCGACGGCTTCGCCAAGCTGCACAACGGCCTGGAGTACGCCTGGGCCGGGGCGAGCAAGGTGAAACTGGGCGGTGAACAGGAACTCATCGTGCCGCCCATGGTGCCCGGCACGGTCAGCAGCCTCGGTGACATCCGCTCGGCGGTGGAATCCGGCGGCTACGGCCCGATCGAACGCGACATGTCCAACGGCAGCTACCGCGGCAACGACGGCAAACCGTTGACCATCAACGGACAACGCTTCGCCAAGGGCCTCGGCGGACACGCCCCCAGCACGCTCACCTACTACCTCAACGGCCGCTGCGACAGCCTGCGCACCACCGTCGGCATCGACGACGAACGGGACGAACGGCAGCTCGGCTCGGCCACCTTCGAGATCTGGGCCGACGGCCGCAAGGTCGCCGACAGTGGCCTGCGCACCTGGCGGGACGACGCCGTGCAACTGTCCGCCGACCTCAAGGGCGCCCGCTACCTCAAGCTGGTGATCACCGACGGCGGCGACGGCGTGCAGTTCGACCGCGGCGACTTCGCCGACCCCGTACTGACCTGCCACCTGTGA
- a CDS encoding Gfo/Idh/MocA family protein — protein MRDPLTRKRYALIGAGHRASTFLHGLAVEHAGTAELVALADVNRTRMAAHNRRLSGLGADPVPEYPATDFLTMLDKESVDTVLVTTVDSTHDEYIVAALNAGRNVVTEKPMTTDPARCQRILDAVAATGGEVTVAFNYRYQPVFERLREIIAAGEIGEIGSVHFEWLLDTRHGADYFRRWHRDKANSGGLLVHKATHHFDLINWWLDSEPAEVYAQGRLFFYGPENAKLHGHDPAPFTLSLDEDPWLRELYQEARHEDGYRRDQDVFAPGVSIEDDLAVLARYHSGATLTYHLTAYSPWEGVRVMVNGSHGRLELEVVEADPGGQPHGSLWLRKFWQPPQQLPMSAEEGHSTADRRLCAALFGPAAEDPTGKRADHLAGARSLLTGFAANRSLVTGAPVRTTDLGVRL, from the coding sequence GTGAGGGATCCCTTGACCCGCAAGCGGTACGCACTCATCGGCGCCGGCCACCGGGCCTCGACGTTCCTGCACGGCCTGGCCGTCGAACACGCCGGGACCGCGGAACTGGTGGCACTGGCCGATGTCAACCGGACCCGGATGGCCGCGCACAACCGGCGGCTCTCCGGGCTCGGTGCGGACCCCGTGCCCGAGTACCCGGCCACGGACTTCCTGACCATGCTGGACAAGGAGTCCGTGGACACCGTGCTGGTGACCACAGTGGACAGCACCCACGACGAGTACATCGTGGCCGCGCTCAACGCGGGCCGGAATGTGGTCACCGAGAAGCCGATGACCACCGATCCCGCGCGCTGCCAACGCATCCTGGACGCGGTGGCGGCCACCGGCGGCGAGGTCACGGTGGCCTTCAACTACCGCTACCAGCCGGTGTTCGAGCGGCTGCGCGAGATCATCGCGGCCGGGGAGATCGGCGAGATCGGCTCGGTGCACTTCGAGTGGCTGCTGGACACCCGGCACGGCGCGGACTACTTCCGCCGCTGGCACCGGGACAAGGCCAACTCCGGCGGACTGCTGGTGCACAAGGCCACCCACCACTTCGACCTGATCAACTGGTGGCTCGACTCCGAACCGGCCGAGGTCTACGCCCAGGGCCGATTGTTCTTCTACGGACCCGAGAACGCCAAGCTACACGGTCACGACCCGGCCCCCTTCACGCTGTCGCTGGACGAGGACCCGTGGCTGCGCGAGCTGTACCAGGAAGCCCGGCACGAGGACGGCTACCGCAGGGACCAGGACGTCTTCGCCCCCGGAGTGTCCATTGAGGACGATCTCGCGGTGCTCGCCCGCTACCACTCCGGGGCCACCCTGACCTACCACCTGACCGCCTACTCGCCGTGGGAGGGCGTGCGGGTGATGGTCAACGGCAGCCACGGCAGGCTCGAACTGGAGGTGGTGGAGGCCGATCCGGGCGGCCAACCGCACGGCAGCCTGTGGCTGCGCAAGTTCTGGCAGCCACCGCAGCAGTTGCCGATGTCGGCCGAGGAAGGGCACTCCACCGCGGACCGCCGGTTGTGCGCCGCGCTGTTCGGCCCGGCCGCCGAGGATCCCACCGGCAAGCGCGCCGACCACCTGGCAGGCGCGCGCTCGCTGCTGACCGGCTTCGCGGCCAACCGCAGCCTGGTCACCGGCGCACCGGTGCGCACCACCGATCTGGGGGTTCGATTATGA
- a CDS encoding ABC transporter substrate-binding protein yields MRKLALLSVLALVFGLAACGGGAADGETRLRFVWWGNQDRATLTERAVRLFEQRNPGVRVDTTFTAFGAYWEKLATETAGGNPPDVIQMDYRYLNEYAGRGVLLDLSASLGKQIRTADWNQGLIGSGKVKDKQVGVPFAQNATTIVYDPKPFAAKGVPEPKLGWTWQDYLAQATRLSEGQVAGATDFAGTEDVFEMWLRQHGKQLYTADGQFAFGEADLRAFWQLAARFRAAGAFNHVELTSGLNQGPEQTPLGRRRTATEHSYDSIFGGYHAIRPGELKLAPYPSDDPKQLGQYRKPSQLLSVFARTKQQATALKLVDFLLNDEEAGKILGATRGLPPNLKIRAQVAQTLQGADRQVYDYETALDPHLGDAPPPPPKGDGAVYKLMQRLNEEVVFGRKSIDEAVKQFFADAANHLK; encoded by the coding sequence ATGAGGAAACTGGCACTGCTCTCGGTGCTGGCACTGGTGTTCGGCCTGGCCGCCTGCGGTGGCGGGGCGGCGGACGGGGAGACCCGGCTGCGGTTCGTGTGGTGGGGCAACCAGGACCGGGCCACCCTGACCGAACGCGCGGTCCGCCTGTTCGAGCAGCGAAACCCGGGCGTGCGGGTGGACACCACGTTCACCGCCTTCGGCGCCTACTGGGAGAAACTGGCCACCGAGACCGCGGGCGGCAACCCGCCCGATGTGATCCAGATGGATTACCGCTACCTCAACGAGTACGCCGGTCGCGGGGTGCTGCTGGACCTGTCCGCCAGTCTGGGCAAGCAGATCCGCACCGCGGACTGGAACCAGGGGCTGATCGGCTCCGGCAAGGTCAAGGACAAGCAGGTCGGGGTGCCGTTCGCGCAGAACGCCACCACCATCGTCTACGACCCGAAACCCTTCGCCGCCAAGGGTGTCCCGGAACCGAAGCTCGGCTGGACCTGGCAGGACTACCTGGCCCAGGCCACCAGACTCAGCGAGGGCCAGGTGGCAGGCGCCACCGACTTCGCCGGGACCGAGGACGTCTTCGAGATGTGGTTGCGGCAGCACGGAAAACAGCTCTACACCGCCGACGGCCAGTTCGCCTTCGGCGAGGCCGACCTGCGCGCGTTCTGGCAGCTGGCCGCCAGGTTCCGGGCCGCGGGCGCGTTCAACCACGTGGAGCTGACCTCCGGCCTCAACCAGGGCCCGGAACAAACCCCGCTGGGCCGCAGGCGCACCGCCACCGAACACAGCTACGACAGCATCTTCGGCGGCTACCACGCGATCCGGCCCGGCGAGCTGAAACTCGCGCCCTACCCCAGCGACGACCCGAAGCAGCTCGGCCAGTACCGCAAGCCCTCCCAGCTGCTCTCGGTGTTCGCCCGCACCAAACAGCAGGCCACCGCGCTCAAGCTGGTCGACTTCCTGCTCAACGACGAGGAGGCTGGCAAGATCCTCGGCGCCACCCGCGGCCTGCCGCCCAACCTGAAGATCCGCGCCCAGGTCGCGCAGACCCTGCAGGGCGCGGACCGGCAGGTCTATGACTACGAGACCGCGCTGGACCCGCACCTCGGCGATGCCCCGCCACCCCCGCCCAAGGGCGACGGCGCGGTGTACAAGCTGATGCAGCGACTCAACGAGGAGGTCGTCTTCGGCCGCAAGAGCATCGACGAGGCGGTCAAACAGTTCTTCGCCGACGCGGCCAACCACCTCAAGTAG